In the Deinococcus ficus genome, one interval contains:
- a CDS encoding D-alanyl-D-alanine carboxypeptidase/D-alanyl-D-alanine-endopeptidase, with the protein MRVMLPGAALLGLVLGVAAAPAPTSPARAPATAPTARAQALPGLSASVQAALAGVPDDVQVGVWVQDLTTGRVLETLTPGTTFIPASTIKLLTGAAVLLDRQGLEGWWSAELTVPAAQAGQARVKALTLRGSGDPTLTVRDGAYSLRTLARQAHSRGVREVGELRLDDGSWQAGSWEDAVIGVPMTALRLAEWYDDPPATAAEARTRLASALAAELRAAGIRVLRDAPGVAEPTRLYVPPARQDDQGNPLPPDPVIPAGQRPEVGVAGVRSASARDVLYATERPSDNLRAEELLATLAPRRGGSLPLALKREGALLAGAGVNLTGAVLADGSGLSRENRLTPRTLGSLLKVMHDLPYPLSARPGEARAPGTLYAARQNVFAEMLPQAGTGETGWRQDGRGGTLARRLLDSGLDVRAKTGTLPGVSALAGYVTGTSGHTLAFALLMNGPEDTPILTLRAVQDRAVQALAAVH; encoded by the coding sequence ATGCGTGTGATGCTGCCGGGAGCGGCCCTGCTGGGTCTGGTGCTGGGGGTGGCCGCGGCGCCGGCCCCGACGAGCCCGGCCCGGGCGCCTGCGACCGCGCCCACCGCACGGGCACAGGCCCTCCCCGGCCTGAGTGCCAGCGTGCAGGCCGCGCTCGCGGGCGTGCCGGACGACGTGCAGGTGGGCGTGTGGGTGCAGGACCTGACGACCGGCCGGGTGCTGGAAACCCTGACGCCCGGAACGACGTTCATTCCGGCCAGCACGATCAAACTCCTGACGGGCGCCGCCGTGCTCCTGGACCGGCAGGGCCTGGAAGGCTGGTGGAGCGCCGAACTGACCGTGCCCGCCGCCCAGGCCGGGCAGGCGCGCGTGAAGGCCCTGACCCTGCGGGGCAGCGGCGACCCCACGCTGACCGTGCGGGACGGCGCGTACAGCCTGCGGACGCTGGCACGTCAGGCCCACTCGCGCGGCGTGCGGGAGGTCGGGGAACTGCGCCTGGACGACGGGTCGTGGCAGGCGGGCAGCTGGGAGGACGCCGTGATCGGCGTGCCCATGACCGCCCTGAGGCTCGCGGAGTGGTACGACGACCCGCCCGCCACCGCGGCGGAGGCGCGCACCCGGCTGGCCTCGGCGCTCGCGGCGGAACTCCGCGCCGCCGGCATTCGCGTGCTGCGGGACGCGCCGGGCGTGGCGGAGCCCACGCGGCTGTACGTGCCGCCCGCCCGGCAGGACGACCAGGGCAACCCCCTGCCGCCCGACCCGGTGATCCCGGCCGGCCAGAGGCCGGAGGTGGGCGTGGCGGGCGTGCGCAGCGCCTCCGCGCGGGACGTGCTGTACGCCACCGAGCGGCCCAGCGACAACCTGCGCGCCGAGGAGCTGCTCGCCACGCTCGCCCCGCGCCGGGGCGGGTCCCTGCCGCTGGCCCTGAAGCGCGAGGGGGCCCTGCTCGCGGGGGCCGGAGTGAACCTGACCGGTGCGGTTCTCGCGGACGGGAGCGGCCTGAGCCGCGAGAACCGCCTGACGCCGCGCACGCTGGGCAGCCTGCTGAAGGTCATGCACGACCTGCCCTATCCCCTCAGCGCCCGGCCGGGCGAGGCCCGCGCCCCGGGCACCCTGTACGCCGCGCGGCAGAACGTGTTCGCGGAGATGCTGCCCCAGGCCGGCACCGGGGAGACGGGATGGCGACAGGACGGACGCGGCGGCACGCTGGCCCGCCGCCTGCTGGATTCCGGTCTGGACGTGCGGGCCAAGACGGGCACGCTGCCGGGCGTGAGTGCCCTGGCGGGGTACGTGACCGGGACGAGCGGGCACACGCTGGCCTTCGCGCTCCTCATGAACGGCCCGGAGGACACCCCGATCCTGACCCTGCGGGCCGTGCAGGACCGCGCGGTGCAGGCGCTGGCCGCCGTCCACTAG
- the rdgB gene encoding RdgB/HAM1 family non-canonical purine NTP pyrophosphatase: MKKVVVATGNAGKVREIQEALGDLGWDLQPLGNVPLPEETGATYEENAALKACTVSMMTGEVALADDSGLEVAALNGEPGVFSARYGGLNSDLDRNVHLLDKLRKVADRRAKFVSVVILAHPDGQVESYRGELQGTLLEGPRGEGGFGYDPLFVPDGDTRTLAEMTVTEKRQISHRGKALAALRAAHEQGLPAPVAMTLE, encoded by the coding sequence GTGAAGAAGGTGGTCGTCGCGACCGGCAATGCCGGCAAGGTTCGGGAAATTCAGGAAGCGCTGGGGGACCTGGGCTGGGACCTGCAGCCGCTGGGCAATGTTCCCCTGCCCGAGGAGACGGGCGCCACCTACGAGGAAAACGCGGCCCTGAAAGCCTGCACGGTTTCCATGATGACCGGCGAGGTCGCCCTGGCCGACGACTCCGGCCTGGAGGTCGCCGCCCTGAACGGCGAACCCGGCGTGTTCAGTGCCCGCTACGGCGGCCTGAACAGCGACCTGGACCGCAACGTGCACCTGCTGGACAAGCTGCGCAAGGTTGCCGACCGCCGCGCGAAGTTCGTGTCCGTGGTGATCCTGGCCCACCCGGACGGCCAGGTGGAGTCGTACCGCGGGGAACTGCAAGGCACGCTGCTGGAAGGTCCGCGCGGTGAGGGCGGGTTCGGGTACGATCCGCTGTTCGTGCCGGATGGCGACACCCGCACCCTGGCCGAGATGACCGTCACGGAAAAACGCCAGATCAGCCACCGCGGCAAGGCGCTGGCCGCGCTGCGCGCCGCGCACGAGCAGGGCCTGCCGGCGCCGGTCGCCATGACCCTGGAATAG
- a CDS encoding SufE family protein, protein MTDAALPEKLQAITGLFRSAPKALRLQALLEYSRKLPPLAEKYVEHPEFMQPVPECTSPFFLVTEQDDAGGVRLFFKVPEEAPTVRGYAGILHEALDGATPETILNVPNDFYLNMGLTELITPMRLRGMGAILTRLKNEVREKYATAG, encoded by the coding sequence ATGACCGACGCCGCCCTGCCCGAGAAACTTCAGGCCATCACCGGCCTGTTCCGGTCCGCCCCGAAGGCCCTGCGCCTCCAGGCCCTGCTGGAATACAGCCGCAAACTGCCCCCGCTGGCCGAGAAGTACGTGGAGCACCCGGAGTTCATGCAGCCCGTCCCGGAATGCACCAGCCCGTTCTTCCTGGTCACCGAGCAGGACGACGCGGGCGGCGTGAGATTGTTCTTCAAGGTGCCCGAGGAGGCCCCCACCGTGCGCGGCTACGCCGGCATCCTGCACGAGGCGCTGGACGGCGCCACGCCCGAGACGATCCTGAACGTGCCCAACGACTTCTACCTGAACATGGGCCTGACCGAGTTGATCACCCCCATGCGCCTGCGCGGCATGGGCGCCATCCTCACCCGCCTGAAGAACGAGGTCCGCGAGAAGTACGCGACGGCGGGCTGA
- a CDS encoding sulfurtransferase, protein MTDTSGYANDVLVSTQWVAEHLQDPTVRLIEVDEDILLYDVGHIPGAVKLDWQQDLWHPVERDYIKEDEVAALLGRLGIKDTDTVVLYGDKSNWWASYAYWFLTYSGVKGLRIMNGGRQKWVDEGRDLTTDQPQITPTTYPTPQRREDLRALREDVRAHIAGVQAGQNALVDVRSPDEFSGKVTHMPTYPQEGVLRGGHIPGARNIPWARATNEDGTFKSAEELQALYAGEGVTKDKDVVAYCRIAERSSHTWFVLHELLGYPKVRNYDGSWTEWGNAVGMPIEKTYTEE, encoded by the coding sequence ATGACTGACACCTCCGGCTACGCCAACGACGTTCTGGTCAGCACCCAGTGGGTCGCCGAGCACCTGCAGGACCCCACCGTCCGCCTGATCGAGGTGGACGAGGACATCCTGCTCTACGACGTCGGCCACATCCCCGGCGCCGTGAAGCTCGACTGGCAGCAGGACCTGTGGCACCCCGTCGAACGCGACTACATCAAAGAAGACGAGGTCGCCGCGCTCCTCGGCCGCCTCGGGATCAAGGACACCGACACCGTCGTCCTGTACGGCGACAAGAGCAACTGGTGGGCCAGCTACGCCTACTGGTTCCTCACCTACAGCGGCGTCAAGGGCCTGCGCATCATGAACGGCGGCCGCCAGAAGTGGGTGGACGAGGGCCGCGACCTCACCACCGACCAGCCCCAGATCACCCCCACCACCTACCCCACCCCCCAGCGCCGCGAGGACCTGCGCGCCCTGCGCGAGGACGTCCGCGCCCACATCGCCGGCGTGCAGGCCGGCCAGAACGCCCTGGTGGACGTCCGCAGCCCCGACGAGTTCAGCGGCAAGGTCACCCACATGCCCACCTACCCGCAGGAAGGCGTGCTGCGCGGCGGGCACATCCCCGGCGCCCGCAACATCCCCTGGGCCCGCGCCACCAACGAGGACGGCACCTTCAAGAGCGCCGAGGAACTCCAGGCCCTGTACGCCGGCGAAGGCGTCACCAAGGACAAGGACGTCGTCGCGTACTGCCGCATCGCCGAACGCAGCAGCCACACCTGGTTCGTGCTGCACGAACTGCTCGGCTACCCCAAGGTCCGCAACTACGACGGCAGCTGGACCGAATGGGGCAACGCCGTGGGCATGCCCATCGAAAAGACCTACACCGAAGAATAA
- a CDS encoding metallophosphoesterase family protein produces MRRRRLALTLLLLTPGLLGAAPPAPEVVRVVVLSDFNGAYGSTTYPPAVKRVVGRIVNEWRPDAVLSAGDLIAGQKASLTDAAVQAMWAAFDRDVQGPLARAGIPFAFTLGNHDASLARDRREAQAYWTAHPPAVAFADRAAFPFRFSFTLGGGSVFVVSLDAAGPQVSGEQRAWLRAQLASPAARRAGIRLVLGHLPLAGVSAGKNRPGEVLAGAAELRQIMEAGEVLAYVHGHHAAYYPGRLGGLNILSSGGIGGRDYVGVPGTARSTVTLLTLRPAEGRATFQTFDAETGREVPTASLPAALNGLNGPLRRVTDFRR; encoded by the coding sequence ATGCGACGGCGCCGCCTTGCCCTGACCCTCCTGCTGCTCACGCCCGGCCTGCTGGGCGCGGCCCCGCCCGCCCCGGAGGTGGTGCGCGTGGTGGTCCTGAGCGACTTCAACGGCGCGTACGGCAGCACCACCTACCCGCCGGCCGTGAAGCGTGTGGTGGGCCGGATCGTGAACGAGTGGCGGCCGGACGCCGTGCTGTCGGCCGGGGACCTGATCGCCGGGCAGAAGGCGTCCCTGACGGACGCGGCCGTGCAGGCCATGTGGGCGGCCTTTGATCGGGACGTGCAGGGGCCGCTGGCCCGGGCGGGCATTCCGTTCGCGTTCACGCTCGGGAACCACGACGCCAGCCTGGCCCGCGACCGGCGCGAGGCGCAGGCGTACTGGACCGCCCACCCGCCCGCCGTGGCCTTCGCGGACCGGGCCGCCTTTCCCTTCCGGTTCAGTTTCACGCTGGGCGGCGGGTCGGTCTTCGTGGTGTCGCTGGACGCCGCCGGACCGCAGGTGAGCGGCGAACAGCGGGCGTGGCTGCGCGCCCAGCTCGCCTCCCCGGCCGCGCGCCGGGCCGGCATCCGGCTGGTGCTGGGCCACCTGCCGCTGGCAGGCGTGAGTGCCGGCAAGAACCGCCCCGGGGAAGTCCTGGCCGGCGCGGCGGAATTGCGGCAGATCATGGAGGCGGGGGAGGTGCTCGCCTACGTGCACGGGCACCACGCGGCGTACTACCCGGGGCGGCTGGGCGGCCTGAACATCCTGTCCAGCGGAGGAATCGGTGGGCGCGACTACGTGGGGGTGCCCGGCACCGCCCGCAGCACCGTGACCCTGCTGACGCTGCGCCCCGCGGAGGGCCGCGCCACCTTCCAGACCTTCGACGCGGAGACCGGCCGTGAGGTGCCCACGGCGTCCCTGCCGGCCGCCCTGAACGGCCTCAACGGCCCGCTGCGCCGCGTGACCGACTTCCGACGCTAA
- a CDS encoding MmcQ/YjbR family DNA-binding protein, which translates to MQSIQDVRTVCGALPHSQETFPFDATTLVFKVAGKMYALTALDGDPVTVSVKVRPEDGEALRAAHPGITPGYHLNKRHWVTLTLDGTLPDGLIQSLIADSHALVVHGLTRAARADLGL; encoded by the coding sequence ATGCAGAGCATCCAGGACGTGCGGACGGTGTGCGGCGCCCTGCCGCACTCGCAGGAGACCTTTCCCTTCGACGCGACCACCCTGGTGTTCAAGGTCGCGGGGAAGATGTACGCCCTGACCGCCCTGGACGGCGACCCGGTCACCGTGTCCGTGAAGGTTCGCCCCGAGGACGGCGAGGCCCTGCGCGCCGCGCACCCCGGAATCACGCCCGGGTACCACCTGAACAAACGCCACTGGGTGACCCTCACCCTGGACGGCACCCTCCCGGACGGGCTGATCCAGTCCCTGATCGCGGACAGTCACGCCCTGGTCGTGCACGGCCTGACCCGAGCGGCCCGGGCGGACCTGGGGCTTTGA
- a CDS encoding SDR family NAD(P)-dependent oxidoreductase produces the protein MTPRALRRLLLSPPACRDPRALRAAVAGRTVAVTGASSGIGRATALLLGAAGAEVLLLARRTAELERVQAEIGAHGGRAHVYPLDLADPQAVQALAAHLLTRHPRLHALISNAGKSVRRPVGASADRRDLERQLAVNFTGPAALTLALLPALTRAGGVIVNVSSVSARPPGVPRWAGYQGSKAGFDLWLHSLGAELRADGVRVSSVYLPLTRTPMIAPTRAYRFLPALTPHEAAQAVVRPLVHPELRVAPWWLTGQELAALVAPGALQRLLGTLERGERRLGRQALR, from the coding sequence GTGACCCCACGCGCCCTGCGCCGGCTGCTGCTCTCCCCGCCCGCCTGCCGGGACCCGCGCGCGTTGCGGGCCGCGGTGGCCGGGCGGACGGTCGCCGTGACCGGCGCGAGTTCCGGCATCGGCCGGGCCACCGCGTTGCTGCTGGGCGCGGCGGGCGCCGAGGTGCTGCTGCTGGCCCGCCGCACCGCCGAACTGGAACGCGTGCAGGCCGAGATCGGGGCCCACGGCGGCCGGGCGCACGTGTACCCGCTGGACCTCGCGGACCCGCAGGCAGTCCAGGCGTTAGCTGCGCACCTGCTGACCCGGCACCCCCGCCTGCACGCCCTGATCAGCAACGCCGGGAAGTCCGTCCGCCGACCTGTGGGCGCCTCCGCCGACCGGCGTGACCTGGAGCGGCAGCTCGCCGTGAACTTCACCGGCCCGGCCGCCCTGACACTGGCACTGCTGCCCGCCCTGACGCGGGCCGGTGGGGTGATCGTGAACGTGTCCAGCGTGTCGGCCCGGCCGCCGGGCGTGCCGCGCTGGGCGGGCTACCAGGGCAGCAAGGCGGGCTTCGACCTGTGGCTGCACAGCCTCGGTGCGGAACTGCGCGCGGACGGCGTGCGCGTGAGCAGCGTGTACCTGCCCCTGACGCGCACGCCCATGATCGCGCCCACCCGCGCGTACCGCTTCCTGCCGGCCCTGACCCCGCACGAGGCGGCGCAGGCGGTCGTGCGGCCCCTCGTGCATCCGGAGCTGCGCGTGGCGCCGTGGTGGCTGACCGGGCAGGAACTCGCCGCACTGGTGGCCCCCGGCGCCCTTCAGCGCCTGCTGGGCACGCTGGAACGTGGGGAACGCCGCCTCGGCCGGCAGGCGCTGCGGTGA
- a CDS encoding class I adenylate-forming enzyme family protein yields the protein MWRTGALHPRPVRSSLSLLLDVLRHGPSLYALVRWQARRQPNAPAVVWGDLHLGYGALLDRADALATRLPTRSRHGAVGVLDGDPLLTLLALLACGRLGCRVLPLSPRLGPQAVRAVQIRQGLGILLCPDALLAAYPDATPLRLDGPPATRPARRGRARAGQLGLLTSGSTGRPRVIRRPGRGPALMTLAALLNTLPLRAGMGAVLPLPLSHGHGLAFLGTCLFLGARLRLLRAPTPGQLWGALHEPGAEVVTLVPTQLHRLMSTPWPRPAGLHGVLCGSGPLDPDLACRTLAHLGPVLFNQYGTTETGPLALATPADLLAAPGSVGRVLPGVPLSVLEGAVALCTAGGLLRTGDLGHLDGQGRLWLRGRADHLIVTGGENLNPETLEARLRAWPYVQDCAVQGLPDAEYGQQLRAFVVLDDPADLARFQADCRAQLPRAHRPHEVHVVPALPRTDAGKLLRGDLERLLATPDAPVAAAERDARSPA from the coding sequence ATGTGGCGCACCGGGGCCCTGCACCCGCGCCCGGTCCGGTCCAGCCTGAGCCTGCTGCTGGACGTCCTGCGGCACGGGCCGTCCCTGTACGCCCTGGTCCGCTGGCAGGCCAGAAGGCAGCCGAACGCCCCGGCCGTCGTCTGGGGCGACCTGCACCTCGGGTACGGCGCCCTGCTGGACCGCGCGGACGCCCTGGCGACCCGGCTGCCCACCCGCTCCCGGCATGGGGCGGTGGGCGTGCTGGACGGCGACCCCCTGCTGACCCTGCTGGCCCTGCTCGCCTGCGGGCGCCTGGGCTGCCGGGTGCTGCCGCTCAGCCCGCGCCTGGGGCCCCAGGCGGTGCGCGCCGTACAGATTCGGCAAGGCCTGGGCATTCTTTTGTGCCCGGACGCGCTGCTGGCCGCGTACCCGGACGCCACTCCGCTGCGCCTGGACGGTCCGCCGGCCACCCGGCCGGCGCGGCGGGGCCGCGCGCGGGCCGGGCAGCTCGGCCTGCTCACCTCCGGCAGCACCGGCCGGCCGCGCGTGATTCGCCGGCCAGGGCGTGGCCCGGCGCTGATGACCCTGGCGGCGCTGCTGAACACGCTGCCGCTGCGGGCCGGGATGGGCGCCGTGCTGCCCCTGCCGCTCTCGCACGGGCACGGGCTGGCGTTCCTGGGCACGTGTCTTTTCCTGGGCGCCCGGCTGCGGCTCCTGCGCGCCCCCACCCCCGGGCAGCTGTGGGGGGCGCTGCACGAGCCCGGCGCGGAGGTCGTGACCCTGGTGCCCACCCAGCTGCACCGCCTGATGAGCACCCCCTGGCCCCGCCCGGCCGGACTGCACGGCGTGCTGTGCGGCTCCGGCCCGCTGGATCCGGACCTGGCCTGCCGGACCCTGGCGCACCTGGGGCCGGTGCTGTTCAACCAGTACGGCACCACCGAGACCGGCCCGCTGGCCCTCGCCACGCCCGCCGACCTGCTCGCCGCGCCGGGCAGCGTGGGCCGCGTCCTGCCCGGGGTGCCCCTGAGCGTGCTGGAGGGTGCCGTGGCCCTGTGCACCGCGGGCGGCCTGCTCCGTACCGGGGACCTGGGGCACCTGGACGGGCAGGGGAGACTCTGGTTGCGGGGCCGGGCCGATCACCTGATCGTGACCGGCGGCGAGAACCTGAACCCGGAGACGCTGGAGGCGAGGCTGAGGGCCTGGCCGTACGTGCAGGACTGCGCCGTGCAGGGCCTCCCGGACGCCGAGTACGGACAGCAGCTGCGGGCCTTCGTGGTGCTGGACGACCCCGCTGACCTCGCGCGCTTTCAGGCGGACTGCCGCGCGCAGCTGCCCCGCGCCCACCGACCCCACGAGGTGCACGTCGTCCCGGCCCTCCCACGCACGGACGCCGGCAAACTGCTGCGCGGCGACCTGGAGCGCCTGCTTGCCACCCCGGACGCCCCGGTCGCGGCCGCAGAGCGGGACGCTCGTTCCCCCGCCTGA
- the alaS gene encoding alanine--tRNA ligase: MPRHLSTSEIRTMFLQFFQGKEHLILPSHSTVAPDPTTLFTVAGMQPFKEQFMGAPAVFDGRASKRVTTAQKCVRVGDIENVGRTRRHLSLFEMMGNFSFGDYFKKEAILWAWEFLTSPEWMGMDPAHMYVTIYKDDDEAFGYWTELVGLPASHIHRFDADENFWPANAPLEGPNGPCGPCSEIYYDRGEKYGADTWGDYYQTRESARFLEVWNLVFPQYDRQDLGADGQPVLKDLPFKNIDTGMGLERVASVVQDVPDFYSNDVFRPIIEEIAALTGRAYEGEISVSHRVVAEHVRSVSMILADGTAFSNTGAGYTARKIMRRAIRHAYMLGLREPTLFQLVPRVVAGMGSAYPELVSGQERVQAAMRAEEDRFLKTVEGGIQRLGGLLKGMEKGSTLPGADAFELYDTYGFPVDLTREIAEEYGVSVDEAGYAESLEHAQELARAGSKYGKSELFGGNHEVFDGLSATSFVGYDELQAEGQVLALVGAGQRLEHLTAGSEATVILNRTPFYAESGGEVGDTGRLEWDGGAGVVRDTQKTKAGVFLHDVLVEAGELKEGVTVRAAVNPARAAIQRHHTATHLLHAALRAVLGSGVQQKGSLVAADRLRFDFSHGAALSAAEIAQVELLVSRWVSANFPVSWQEMPIADAKAMGATALFGEKYGDTVRVVRVEGDVDYEGARVSSMELCGGAHVRRTGDIGAFVLLSDENVAAGVRRIEALAGDAATTWVRERLTGAAKAAALLNTSPDGLEARIQGLQGQLKAAEKDVAAVKRQLAEAQMGGGGSAAQTRDLGGFRVASLKLSGIEGNELRGAADKLLDQSGADLVVIASDKGLVVKATKAAVEKGAHAGQLVGKLAAAGGGKGGGRPDMAQAGITDADGALGALDSAF; the protein is encoded by the coding sequence ATGCCGCGTCACCTGTCCACCAGTGAAATTCGCACGATGTTCCTGCAGTTCTTCCAGGGCAAGGAGCACCTGATCCTGCCCAGCCACAGCACGGTCGCCCCGGACCCCACGACGCTGTTCACGGTGGCGGGCATGCAGCCGTTCAAGGAGCAGTTCATGGGCGCGCCCGCCGTGTTCGACGGCCGGGCCAGCAAGCGCGTGACCACCGCGCAGAAGTGCGTGCGCGTGGGCGACATCGAGAACGTGGGCCGCACCCGCCGGCACCTGTCGCTGTTCGAGATGATGGGCAACTTCAGCTTCGGGGACTACTTCAAGAAAGAAGCCATCCTGTGGGCGTGGGAATTCCTGACCAGTCCCGAGTGGATGGGCATGGACCCGGCGCACATGTACGTCACCATCTACAAGGACGACGACGAGGCCTTCGGGTACTGGACGGAACTCGTGGGGCTGCCCGCCAGCCACATCCACCGCTTCGACGCGGACGAGAACTTCTGGCCGGCGAACGCCCCGCTGGAAGGCCCCAACGGCCCCTGCGGGCCGTGCAGCGAGATCTACTACGACCGCGGCGAGAAGTACGGCGCGGACACCTGGGGCGACTACTACCAGACCCGCGAGAGCGCGCGCTTCCTGGAAGTGTGGAACCTGGTGTTCCCACAGTACGACCGCCAGGACCTGGGCGCGGACGGCCAGCCGGTCCTGAAGGACCTGCCGTTCAAGAACATCGACACCGGCATGGGCCTGGAGCGCGTGGCGAGCGTCGTGCAGGACGTCCCGGACTTCTACAGCAACGACGTGTTCCGGCCCATCATCGAGGAGATCGCCGCCCTGACCGGCAGGGCCTACGAGGGTGAGATCAGCGTGTCGCACCGCGTGGTGGCCGAGCACGTCCGCTCGGTCAGCATGATCCTCGCGGACGGCACCGCGTTTTCCAACACCGGCGCCGGGTACACCGCCCGCAAGATAATGCGCCGCGCCATCCGGCACGCGTACATGCTGGGCCTGCGCGAACCCACCCTGTTCCAGCTGGTGCCCCGCGTGGTGGCCGGCATGGGAAGCGCCTACCCCGAACTGGTCAGCGGGCAGGAGCGCGTTCAGGCCGCCATGCGCGCCGAGGAGGACCGCTTCCTGAAGACCGTGGAGGGCGGCATTCAGCGCCTGGGCGGCCTGTTGAAAGGGATGGAGAAGGGCAGCACCCTGCCCGGCGCGGACGCCTTCGAGCTGTACGACACCTACGGCTTCCCGGTGGACCTGACCCGCGAGATCGCCGAGGAGTACGGCGTCAGCGTGGACGAGGCCGGGTACGCCGAGAGCCTGGAGCACGCGCAGGAACTCGCCCGCGCCGGCAGCAAGTACGGCAAGAGCGAACTGTTCGGCGGGAACCATGAGGTCTTCGACGGCCTGAGCGCCACGAGCTTCGTCGGATACGACGAGCTTCAGGCCGAGGGGCAGGTGCTGGCCCTGGTCGGCGCCGGGCAGCGCCTGGAGCATCTCACGGCTGGCAGTGAAGCCACCGTGATCCTGAACCGCACGCCCTTCTACGCCGAGAGCGGCGGCGAGGTCGGCGACACCGGCCGCCTGGAATGGGACGGCGGGGCCGGCGTGGTCCGCGACACGCAGAAGACCAAGGCCGGCGTGTTCCTGCACGACGTGCTGGTCGAGGCAGGCGAGCTGAAAGAGGGCGTGACCGTGCGCGCCGCCGTGAACCCCGCTCGCGCCGCCATCCAGCGGCACCACACCGCCACGCACCTGCTGCACGCCGCCCTGCGGGCCGTGCTGGGCAGCGGCGTGCAGCAGAAGGGTTCGCTGGTCGCCGCGGACCGCCTGCGTTTCGACTTCTCGCACGGCGCCGCCCTGAGCGCCGCGGAGATCGCGCAGGTGGAACTGCTCGTCAGCCGCTGGGTGAGTGCGAACTTCCCCGTGAGCTGGCAGGAGATGCCCATCGCAGACGCCAAGGCGATGGGCGCCACCGCGCTGTTCGGCGAGAAATACGGCGACACCGTGCGCGTCGTGCGGGTGGAAGGCGACGTGGACTACGAGGGCGCCCGCGTGTCCAGCATGGAGCTGTGCGGCGGCGCCCACGTGCGCCGCACCGGGGACATCGGCGCGTTCGTGCTCCTCTCCGACGAGAACGTGGCGGCCGGCGTGCGCCGCATCGAGGCGCTGGCCGGGGACGCCGCCACCACCTGGGTCCGCGAACGCCTGACCGGCGCCGCGAAGGCCGCCGCACTCCTGAACACCAGCCCGGACGGCCTGGAAGCGCGCATCCAGGGCCTCCAGGGGCAGCTGAAGGCCGCCGAGAAGGACGTCGCGGCCGTGAAGCGCCAACTCGCCGAGGCTCAGATGGGCGGCGGAGGCAGCGCCGCGCAGACCCGCGACCTGGGCGGGTTCCGGGTCGCCAGCCTGAAACTGAGCGGCATCGAGGGCAACGAGTTGCGCGGCGCCGCCGACAAACTCCTGGACCAGAGCGGCGCGGACCTCGTGGTGATCGCGTCCGACAAGGGACTGGTCGTCAAGGCCACCAAGGCCGCGGTGGAGAAGGGCGCGCACGCCGGGCAGCTGGTCGGCAAGCTCGCCGCGGCTGGCGGCGGGAAGGGCGGCGGCCGGCCCGACATGGCGCAGGCCGGCATCACCGACGCCGACGGGGCACTGGGCGCCCTGGACAGCGCGTTCTGA